One genomic segment of Drosophila melanogaster chromosome 3R includes these proteins:
- the TkR99D gene encoding Tachykinin-like receptor at 99D, isoform C has protein sequence MENRSDFEADDYGDISWSNWSNWSTPAGVLFSAMSSVLSASNHTPLPDFGQELALSTSSFNHSQTLSTDLPAVGDVEDAAEDAAASMETGSFAFVVPWWRQVLWSILFGGMVIVATGGNLIVVWIVMTTKRMRTVTNYFIVNLSIADAMVSSLNVTFNYYYMLDSDWPFGEFYCKLSQFIAMLSICASVFTLMAISIDRYVAIIRPLQPRMSKRCNLAIAAVIWLASTLISCPMMIIYRTEEVPVRGLSNRTVCYPEWPDGPTNHSTMESLYNILIIILTYFLPIVSMTVTYSRVGIELWGSKTIGECTPRQVENVRSKRRVVKMMIVVVLIFAICWLPFHSYFIITSCYPAITEAPFIQELYLAIYWLAMSNSMYNPIIYCWMNSRFRYGFKMVFRWCLFVRVGTEPFSRRENLTSRYSCSGSPDHNRIKRNDTQKSILYTCPSSPKSHRISHSGTGRSATLRNSLPAESLSSGGSGGGGHRKRLSYQQEMQQRWSGPNSATAVTNSSSTANTTQLLSXQPAIQVVPPEMQTQIVCSSPYNNNYRRANPGLSDRDSSDDKTWL, from the exons atGGAGAATCGCAGTGACTTCGAGGCGGATGACTACGGCGACATCAGTTGGAGCAATTGGAGCAACTGGAGCACCCCCGCCGGCGTCCTTTTCTCGGCCATGAGCAGCGTGCTCTCGGCCAGCAACCATACGCCTCTGCCGGACTTTGGCCAGGAGCTCGCCCTATCCACCAGCTCCTTCAATCACAGCCAGAC ccTATCCACCGACCTGCCCGCCGTCGGGGACGTGGAAGACGCGGCCGAGGATGCGGCGGCGTCCATGGAGACGGGCTCGTTTGCATTTGTGGTCCCGTGGTGGCGTCAGGTGCTCTGGAGCATCCTCTTCGGCGGCATGGTCATTGTGGCGACGGGCGGTAACCTGATTGTTGTCTGGATCGTGATGACGACCAAGCGGATGCGGACGGTAACCAACTATTTCATAG TGAATCTCTCCATCGCGGACGCCATGGTGTCCAGCCTGAACGTCACCTTCAACTACTACTATATGCTGGATAGCGACTGGCCCTTCGGCGAGTTCTACTGCAAGTTGTCCCAGTTCATCGCGATGCTAAGCATCTGCGCCTCAGTGTTCACCCTAATGGCCATCTCCATCGACAG ATACGTGGCCATCATCCGGCCACTGCAGCCGCGGATGAGCAAGCGGTGCAACCTGGCCATCGCGGCGGTCATCTGGCTGGCCTCCACGCTCATCTCCTGCCCCATGATGATCATCTACCGCACGGAGGAGGTGCCCGTCCGCGGGCTCAGCAACCGCACGGTCTGCTACCCGGAGTGGCCCGATGGGCCCACCAATCACTCCACGATGGAGTCCCT CTACAACATCCTCATCATCATTCTAACCTACTTCCTGCCCATCGTCTCCATGACGGTCACCTACTCGCGCGTGGGCATCGAGCTCTGGGGATCCAAGACCATCGGCGAGTGCACGCCCCGCCAGGTGGAGAATGTGCGGAGTAAGCGAAGG GTGGTGAAGATGATGATTGTGGTCGTCCTGATATTCGCCATCTGCTGGCTGCCGTTCCACAGCTACTTCATAATCACATCCTGCTACCCGGCCATCACGGAGGCGCCCTTCATCCAGGAACTTTACCTGGCCATCTACTGGCTGGCCATGAGCAACTCCATGTACAATCCCATTATATACTGCTGGATGAATTCGCG CTTTCGCTATGGTTTCAAGATGGTCTTCCGCTGGTGCCTGTTTGTGCGCGTGGGCACTGAACCCTTTAGTCGGCGGGAGAATCTGACATCCCGGTACTCCTGCTCCGGTTCCCCGGATCACAATCGCATCAAGCGCAATG ATACCCAGAAATCGATACTTTATACCTGTCCCAGCTCACCCAAGTCGCATCGAATTTCGCACAGCG GAACAGGTCGCAGTGCGACGCTGAGGAACAGTCTGCCGGCGGAGTCATTGTCGTCCGGTGGATCTGGAGGTGGAGGACACAGGAAACGGTTGTCCTACCAGCAGGAAATGCAGCAGCGGTGGTCAGGACCCAATAGTGCCACCGCAGTGACCAATTCCAGCAGTACGGCCAACACCACCCAACTGCTCTCCTGACAACCGGCCATCCAGGTGGTGCCGCCGGAGATGCAGACCCAGATCGTCTGCTCCTCGCCGTACAACAACAACTATCGGCGGGCCAATCCTGGCCTCTCCGACCGCGACTCGTCCGACGACAAAACCTGGCTCTAA
- the TkR99D gene encoding Tachykinin-like receptor at 99D, isoform B, which yields MENRSDFEADDYGDISWSNWSNWSTPAGVLFSAMSSVLSASNHTPLPDFGQELALSTSSFNHSQTLSTDLPAVGDVEDAAEDAAASMETGSFAFVVPWWRQVLWSILFGGMVIVATGGNLIVVWIVMTTKRMRTVTNYFIVNLSIADAMVSSLNVTFNYYYMLDSDWPFGEFYCKLSQFIAMLSICASVFTLMAISIDRYVAIIRPLQPRMSKRCNLAIAAVIWLASTLISCPMMIIYRTEEVPVRGLSNRTVCYPEWPDGPTNHSTMESLYNILIIILTYFLPIVSMTVTYSRVGIELWGSKTIGECTPRQVENVRSKRRVVKMMIVVVLIFAICWLPFHSYFIITSCYPAITEAPFIQELYLAIYWLAMSNSMYNPIIYCWMNSRFRYGFKMVFRWCLFVRVGTEPFSRRENLTSRYSCSGSPDHNRIKRNDTQKSILYTCPSSPKSHRISHSGRSATLRNSLPAESLSSGGSGGGGHRKRLSYQQEMQQRWSGPNSATAVTNSSSTANTTQLLS from the exons atGGAGAATCGCAGTGACTTCGAGGCGGATGACTACGGCGACATCAGTTGGAGCAATTGGAGCAACTGGAGCACCCCCGCCGGCGTCCTTTTCTCGGCCATGAGCAGCGTGCTCTCGGCCAGCAACCATACGCCTCTGCCGGACTTTGGCCAGGAGCTCGCCCTATCCACCAGCTCCTTCAATCACAGCCAGAC ccTATCCACCGACCTGCCCGCCGTCGGGGACGTGGAAGACGCGGCCGAGGATGCGGCGGCGTCCATGGAGACGGGCTCGTTTGCATTTGTGGTCCCGTGGTGGCGTCAGGTGCTCTGGAGCATCCTCTTCGGCGGCATGGTCATTGTGGCGACGGGCGGTAACCTGATTGTTGTCTGGATCGTGATGACGACCAAGCGGATGCGGACGGTAACCAACTATTTCATAG TGAATCTCTCCATCGCGGACGCCATGGTGTCCAGCCTGAACGTCACCTTCAACTACTACTATATGCTGGATAGCGACTGGCCCTTCGGCGAGTTCTACTGCAAGTTGTCCCAGTTCATCGCGATGCTAAGCATCTGCGCCTCAGTGTTCACCCTAATGGCCATCTCCATCGACAG ATACGTGGCCATCATCCGGCCACTGCAGCCGCGGATGAGCAAGCGGTGCAACCTGGCCATCGCGGCGGTCATCTGGCTGGCCTCCACGCTCATCTCCTGCCCCATGATGATCATCTACCGCACGGAGGAGGTGCCCGTCCGCGGGCTCAGCAACCGCACGGTCTGCTACCCGGAGTGGCCCGATGGGCCCACCAATCACTCCACGATGGAGTCCCT CTACAACATCCTCATCATCATTCTAACCTACTTCCTGCCCATCGTCTCCATGACGGTCACCTACTCGCGCGTGGGCATCGAGCTCTGGGGATCCAAGACCATCGGCGAGTGCACGCCCCGCCAGGTGGAGAATGTGCGGAGTAAGCGAAGG GTGGTGAAGATGATGATTGTGGTCGTCCTGATATTCGCCATCTGCTGGCTGCCGTTCCACAGCTACTTCATAATCACATCCTGCTACCCGGCCATCACGGAGGCGCCCTTCATCCAGGAACTTTACCTGGCCATCTACTGGCTGGCCATGAGCAACTCCATGTACAATCCCATTATATACTGCTGGATGAATTCGCG CTTTCGCTATGGTTTCAAGATGGTCTTCCGCTGGTGCCTGTTTGTGCGCGTGGGCACTGAACCCTTTAGTCGGCGGGAGAATCTGACATCCCGGTACTCCTGCTCCGGTTCCCCGGATCACAATCGCATCAAGCGCAATG ATACCCAGAAATCGATACTTTATACCTGTCCCAGCTCACCCAAGTCGCATCGAATTTCGCACAGCG GTCGCAGTGCGACGCTGAGGAACAGTCTGCCGGCGGAGTCATTGTCGTCCGGTGGATCTGGAGGTGGAGGACACAGGAAACGGTTGTCCTACCAGCAGGAAATGCAGCAGCGGTGGTCAGGACCCAATAGTGCCACCGCAGTGACCAATTCCAGCAGTACGGCCAACACCACCCAACTGCTCTCCTGA
- the TkR99D gene encoding Tachykinin-like receptor at 99D, isoform A, which translates to MENRSDFEADDYGDISWSNWSNWSTPAGVLFSAMSSVLSASNHTPLPDFGQELALSTSSFNHSQTLSTDLPAVGDVEDAAEDAAASMETGSFAFVVPWWRQVLWSILFGGMVIVATGGNLIVVWIVMTTKRMRTVTNYFIVNLSIADAMVSSLNVTFNYYYMLDSDWPFGEFYCKLSQFIAMLSICASVFTLMAISIDRYVAIIRPLQPRMSKRCNLAIAAVIWLASTLISCPMMIIYRTEEVPVRGLSNRTVCYPEWPDGPTNHSTMESLYNILIIILTYFLPIVSMTVTYSRVGIELWGSKTIGECTPRQVENVRSKRRVVKMMIVVVLIFAICWLPFHSYFIITSCYPAITEAPFIQELYLAIYWLAMSNSMYNPIIYCWMNSRFRYGFKMVFRWCLFVRVGTEPFSRRENLTSRYSCSGSPDHNRIKRNDTQKSILYTCPSSPKSHRISHSGTGRSATLRNSLPAESLSSGGSGGGGHRKRLSYQQEMQQRWSGPNSATAVTNSSSTANTTQLLS; encoded by the exons atGGAGAATCGCAGTGACTTCGAGGCGGATGACTACGGCGACATCAGTTGGAGCAATTGGAGCAACTGGAGCACCCCCGCCGGCGTCCTTTTCTCGGCCATGAGCAGCGTGCTCTCGGCCAGCAACCATACGCCTCTGCCGGACTTTGGCCAGGAGCTCGCCCTATCCACCAGCTCCTTCAATCACAGCCAGAC ccTATCCACCGACCTGCCCGCCGTCGGGGACGTGGAAGACGCGGCCGAGGATGCGGCGGCGTCCATGGAGACGGGCTCGTTTGCATTTGTGGTCCCGTGGTGGCGTCAGGTGCTCTGGAGCATCCTCTTCGGCGGCATGGTCATTGTGGCGACGGGCGGTAACCTGATTGTTGTCTGGATCGTGATGACGACCAAGCGGATGCGGACGGTAACCAACTATTTCATAG TGAATCTCTCCATCGCGGACGCCATGGTGTCCAGCCTGAACGTCACCTTCAACTACTACTATATGCTGGATAGCGACTGGCCCTTCGGCGAGTTCTACTGCAAGTTGTCCCAGTTCATCGCGATGCTAAGCATCTGCGCCTCAGTGTTCACCCTAATGGCCATCTCCATCGACAG ATACGTGGCCATCATCCGGCCACTGCAGCCGCGGATGAGCAAGCGGTGCAACCTGGCCATCGCGGCGGTCATCTGGCTGGCCTCCACGCTCATCTCCTGCCCCATGATGATCATCTACCGCACGGAGGAGGTGCCCGTCCGCGGGCTCAGCAACCGCACGGTCTGCTACCCGGAGTGGCCCGATGGGCCCACCAATCACTCCACGATGGAGTCCCT CTACAACATCCTCATCATCATTCTAACCTACTTCCTGCCCATCGTCTCCATGACGGTCACCTACTCGCGCGTGGGCATCGAGCTCTGGGGATCCAAGACCATCGGCGAGTGCACGCCCCGCCAGGTGGAGAATGTGCGGAGTAAGCGAAGG GTGGTGAAGATGATGATTGTGGTCGTCCTGATATTCGCCATCTGCTGGCTGCCGTTCCACAGCTACTTCATAATCACATCCTGCTACCCGGCCATCACGGAGGCGCCCTTCATCCAGGAACTTTACCTGGCCATCTACTGGCTGGCCATGAGCAACTCCATGTACAATCCCATTATATACTGCTGGATGAATTCGCG CTTTCGCTATGGTTTCAAGATGGTCTTCCGCTGGTGCCTGTTTGTGCGCGTGGGCACTGAACCCTTTAGTCGGCGGGAGAATCTGACATCCCGGTACTCCTGCTCCGGTTCCCCGGATCACAATCGCATCAAGCGCAATG ATACCCAGAAATCGATACTTTATACCTGTCCCAGCTCACCCAAGTCGCATCGAATTTCGCACAGCG GAACAGGTCGCAGTGCGACGCTGAGGAACAGTCTGCCGGCGGAGTCATTGTCGTCCGGTGGATCTGGAGGTGGAGGACACAGGAAACGGTTGTCCTACCAGCAGGAAATGCAGCAGCGGTGGTCAGGACCCAATAGTGCCACCGCAGTGACCAATTCCAGCAGTACGGCCAACACCACCCAACTGCTCTCCTGA